A stretch of the Ischnura elegans chromosome 5, ioIscEleg1.1, whole genome shotgun sequence genome encodes the following:
- the LOC124158867 gene encoding zinc finger MYM-type protein 1-like, translated as MNSVASLLSSNFCALTLEQKCAIKALGRPTPPLDIRLQQSSRGKNYTRIFKSHLYDRNSWICGCEVTNRFFCFPCLLFYKGKDTTWTTTGVSDLSHLTQKIKKHETSLYHKNACLDLSILGRTEIRQQLSEAFRLNVEKNNDQVRKNRYVLSKIIDCIRFCGEFELALRGHNERDDSNNPGIFKGLVNFSATLDTILKSHLEVATVFKGTSKEIQNDLLDCMLHVCKLHILEEIRSADFVSVIADETTDVSAKAQMVVVFRSVLKSGLPIERFWTFLNPKHHDAETLFACIKRVLVEVLGEAKNKLISQSYDGTNVMSGQFNGVQTRVKAEYPNAHFVHCYAHQLNLVMVQATSQNKEVRVFFANLQEVCTFFSQSSQRADILDEIVGKRLPSGSSTRWNYNSRSVLVVHQNIQELIECFEKIEETSKMTSTLNKAQGLKLKLQQPEFKYWLEFFSKVMPHVDILYSSLQKKNINPVWAKEAISSFKREIQKVRESVESLATADESAEPRPKRNKVENWQTLRNAAAKEVCDAIAAEAERRFEFTGHLVAANLFDNENMSGYRKRFPDDILNTTIESFGFLDKNKLRCELQLIYSREDFKEVKKATHLLSFLLENNLEQCFSETVKLLKALITIPMTTAEAERCFSCLKRIKTFLRSTMDEDRLTALTMMSIEKEMARNIVDFNEKVIDHFAAKKERRMDFMFKHTTTAGVA; from the coding sequence ATGAACAGTGTTGCATCATTACTTAGTAGTAACTTTTGTGCCCTAACTCTTGAACAAAAATGTGCAATCAAAGCACTAGGCAGACCGACGCCGCCTTTGGACATTCGTCTACAGCAAAGTTCTCGAGGCAAAAACTACACTCGTATATTCAAGTCACATCTGTATGATAGAAATTCGTGGATTTGTGGATGTGAAGTAACCAATAGATTCTTTTGCTTCCCGTGTCTTCTATTTTATAAAGGAAAGGACACAACATGGACAACTACTGGAGTTTCAGACTTGAGTCATCttacccagaaaataaaaaaacatgaaacatctTTGTATCATAAGAATGCCTGCTTGGATTTATCCATCTTAGGTCGTACTGAAATAAGGCAACAACTCAGTGAAGCTTTTAGGcttaatgttgagaaaaataacgaCCAAGTCAGGAAAAATCGGTATgtcctttcaaaaataattgattgtatTCGGTTTTGTGGAGAGTTTGAACTAGCTTTGCGTGGACATAATGAAAGAGATGACTCCAATAACCCCGGTATTTTCAAAGGATTAGTGAATTTCTCAGCTACATTAGATACTATTTTGAAATCACACCTGGAAGTTGCCACTGTTTTtaaaggtacgtccaaggaaattcaaaatgacCTGTTAGATTGTATGCTGCACGTCTGCAAACTACATATTCTTGAAGAAATTCGCTCAGCAGATTTTGTGTCTGTGATTGCTGATGAAACTACAGATGTGTCTGCTAAAGCTCAGATGGTTGTAGTGTTTCGCTCTGTTCTCAAAAGTGGGTTGCCTATCGAGAGATTTTGGACATTTCTAAACCCTAAACATCATGATGCTGAAACATTATTCGCCTGCATAAAACGTGTTCTTGTGGAAGTGCTAGGAGAGGCCAAAAACAAACTTATCTCACAAAGCTATGATGGTACAAATGTAATGAGTGGCCAATTCAATGGTGTTCAGACACGTGTCAAGGCGGAGTATCCAAATGCACACTTTGTACATTGCTACGCGCACCAGCTCAACTTGGTCATGGTTCAAGCAACAAGTCAAAACAAagaagtgagggtattttttgcAAATCTTCAAGAGGTGTGTACCTTTTTTAGCCAGTCCTCACAGAGAGCTgacattttggatgaaatagtTGGAAAACGACTTCCTTCTGGCTCTTCAACAAGATGGAACTACAATTCAAGATCCGTATTAGtagttcaccaaaatattcaagaattaatagaatgctttgaaaaaattgaagaaacaagCAAAATGACTTCTACTTTGAATAAAGCTCAAGGACTTAAACTGAAACTGCAGCAACCAGAGTTTAAATACTGGCTCGAATTCTTTTCAAAGGTTATGCCTCATGTAGATATTTTGTATAGCTcactgcaaaagaaaaatataaaccctGTTTGGGCAAAGGAagcaatttcctctttcaaaagagAAATACAGAAAGTAAGGGAGAGTGTGGAAAGCCTGGCCACAGCAGATGAATCAGCAGAGCCTAGACCAAAGAGAAATAAGGTGGAAAACTGGCAAACATTGCGAAATGCAGCTGCCAAGGAAGTTTGTGACGCTATAGCAGCAGAGGCAGAACGCAGATTCGAATTCACTGGTCATCTAGTTGCAGCAAACTTGTTTGACAACGAAAATATGTCCGGCTATAGAAAAAGGTTTCCTGATGATATCCTAAACACGACAATAGAATCATTTGGTTTTCttgacaaaaataaactaagatGCGAGCTTCAGCTTATTTACAGCAGAGAAGATTTTAAAGAAGTTAAGAAGGCCACTCATTTGTTGTCATTccttcttgaaaacaatttagaACAATGTTTCAGTGAAACGGTGAAACTGCTAAAAGCACTGATCACAATACCAATGACAACGGCAGAAGCAGAACGTTGTTTTTCATGtctgaaaagaattaaaaccttcctcagaagCACAATGGACGAAGACCGGCTTACAGCACTTACCATGATGTCAATTGAAAAAGAGATGGCCCGCAATATAGTGGACTTTAATGAGAAGGTGATTGACCATTTTGCCGCAaaaaaggagagaagaatggacttCATGTTTAAACATACAACAACTGCAGGAGTCGCTTAA